In Aquiflexum balticum DSM 16537, a single genomic region encodes these proteins:
- a CDS encoding BlaI/MecI/CopY family transcriptional regulator produces MRELTRAEEQIMQILWDIEKGFVKDILEKMSEPKPAYNTVSTIVRILERKGFVNHKAYGKSHEYFPIVSKDEYRSFSIKNLLSGYFSGSFSKLASFFAKDKNLNIKELEKIMEEVKGDVKK; encoded by the coding sequence ATGAGAGAACTAACCCGCGCAGAAGAGCAGATAATGCAGATTCTGTGGGATATCGAGAAAGGCTTTGTCAAAGATATCCTAGAAAAAATGTCAGAACCAAAACCGGCTTACAACACGGTTTCCACCATCGTCCGTATCCTCGAGAGGAAAGGATTTGTCAATCACAAGGCATATGGAAAATCACACGAGTATTTTCCGATTGTCTCCAAAGATGAATACCGAAGCTTCTCTATCAAAAACCTCTTATCAGGTTATTTCAGTGGATCTTTCTCCAAACTTGCTTCCTTTTTTGCCAAAGACAAAAATCTGAACATCAAGGAACTTGAGAAAATTATGGAGGAAGTCAAAGGCGATGTTAAGAAATAG
- a CDS encoding AlbA family DNA-binding domain-containing protein, which yields MLEPKKNEELIKDLLKRTEGQDFDFKLHVNDPQKLAKTLTAFANTNGGTLVIGVSDNKRLIGVDVEEEKYMVEKSINEFCIPPVDVEYQNFETESVKDSEAKKELNILIVRVKKSDKIHFQKNNKGVLTLYKRVFDRTLPVKSN from the coding sequence ATGTTAGAACCAAAAAAAAATGAAGAATTAATTAAAGACCTCTTAAAAAGGACTGAAGGGCAGGATTTTGATTTCAAATTACATGTCAATGATCCCCAAAAATTGGCAAAAACTTTGACCGCCTTTGCAAATACGAATGGCGGAACCCTTGTAATCGGAGTCTCAGACAATAAAAGATTGATAGGTGTAGATGTAGAAGAAGAAAAGTATATGGTTGAAAAATCAATAAATGAGTTTTGCATTCCACCTGTCGATGTGGAATACCAAAACTTTGAAACTGAATCAGTAAAAGATTCCGAAGCCAAAAAAGAATTGAATATTTTGATTGTCAGAGTCAAAAAATCCGATAAAATACATTTTCAAAAAAACAACAAAGGAGTTTTAACTCTTTATAAAAGAGTATTCGACAGGACGCTTCCTGTGAAAAGTAATTGA
- a CDS encoding acyl-CoA desaturase, whose translation MILIIFFLLHWYFSLFCQSFFLHRYAAHQMFSMNKYWEKFFYFFTWLCQGSSYLSPRAYAILHRMHHAYSDTPKDPHSPHHTENLFTMMWKTKNIYNDYFSFRLKPEERFSKDVPDWNKFDLFADSMVVRVGWLFFYVMVYVLSISVFELAGTHWWMYFLLPIHFMMGPVHGAIVNWSGHKYGYANFDNNDKSKNSLLLDVLMLGELFQNNHHKLPNRANFAVKWYEFDPTYPIVKLLHASGIIKLKTA comes from the coding sequence GTGATTCTAATTATCTTCTTCCTCCTTCATTGGTATTTCTCTCTGTTTTGCCAGAGTTTCTTTCTCCACAGATATGCTGCCCATCAAATGTTCTCCATGAATAAATATTGGGAAAAATTCTTTTATTTCTTCACCTGGCTTTGCCAAGGAAGTTCCTATTTGTCTCCAAGGGCTTATGCTATATTGCACAGGATGCACCATGCTTATAGCGATACTCCAAAAGATCCTCACAGTCCACACCATACAGAAAACCTGTTTACCATGATGTGGAAAACCAAAAATATTTACAATGATTACTTCAGTTTCAGGCTAAAGCCAGAAGAAAGATTCTCCAAAGATGTTCCTGACTGGAATAAATTTGATCTTTTTGCTGACTCCATGGTAGTGAGAGTTGGTTGGTTGTTTTTTTATGTTATGGTATATGTTTTGAGTATTTCGGTTTTTGAATTGGCCGGAACGCATTGGTGGATGTATTTTCTACTCCCTATTCACTTCATGATGGGTCCTGTTCATGGAGCCATCGTAAACTGGAGCGGTCACAAGTATGGCTATGCCAATTTCGATAACAATGACAAATCCAAAAACAGCCTTTTGTTGGATGTACTTATGCTTGGAGAGCTTTTTCAGAATAACCATCACAAACTCCCGAACAGAGCGAATTTTGCCGTAAAATGGTATGAATTTGATCCTACCTATCCTATTGTGAAATTGCTGCATGCTTCAGGAATCATCAAACTTAAAACCGCTTGA
- a CDS encoding phage holin family protein → MSKSNQTLNILIQLILGAISILIAQYIIPGVHVADFFTAIVIAALLALLNITIKPILIILTIPITVLTLGLFLLAINAIIILLAAEIIPGFEIDGFWWALLFSFVLSLINSLLGVSLGSQR, encoded by the coding sequence ATGAGCAAATCGAACCAAACCTTGAATATTTTAATCCAATTGATACTGGGAGCTATTTCAATTCTGATTGCTCAGTATATTATTCCAGGTGTCCATGTTGCTGATTTTTTTACTGCAATAGTGATTGCAGCTTTATTGGCTTTGTTGAATATTACCATTAAGCCGATTTTAATCATTTTGACTATACCGATCACTGTTTTGACATTAGGATTGTTTTTATTGGCTATCAACGCCATAATTATTCTTTTGGCTGCCGAAATTATTCCTGGTTTTGAAATAGATGGATTTTGGTGGGCTTTGCTCTTTAGCTTTGTGTTGAGTTTAATCAATTCACTTTTGGGTGTTTCCTTAGGAAGTCAGAGGTAG
- a CDS encoding histone deacetylase family protein codes for MLKIAWSSRYCHPLPQGHRFPMEKYNLLPEQLLYEGTVSNENFFEPGLLDEKWILNTHEEGYLKKLKTLSLSKSEIRKTGFPLSAELIEREIHIMQGSLQASLFALEFGIAMNVAGGTHHAFTNRGEGFCLLNDIAISANYLLDNKLSSKILVVDLDVHQGNGTAEIFKNNKNVFTFSMHGASNYPMHKEKSDLDIGLPDKIDDAAYLKLLKENLHFIVEIFHPDFMIFQSGVDVLESDKLGRLGLSIDGCKKRDKIVMELAKTNDIPIMCCMGGGYSERLTHIIEAHANTFRIAQDLYF; via the coding sequence ATGCTAAAGATTGCTTGGTCATCCCGATATTGTCATCCTCTCCCTCAAGGCCATAGATTTCCAATGGAAAAATATAATTTACTGCCAGAACAGTTATTATATGAGGGGACAGTTTCGAATGAAAATTTTTTTGAACCAGGTCTTCTGGATGAAAAATGGATACTTAATACGCATGAGGAAGGTTACCTGAAAAAATTAAAAACACTTTCTCTCAGCAAGTCGGAGATCCGTAAAACAGGTTTTCCTCTCAGTGCCGAATTGATCGAAAGGGAAATCCATATTATGCAGGGTTCTTTACAGGCCTCATTATTCGCGTTGGAATTTGGAATCGCCATGAACGTCGCAGGGGGTACCCATCATGCATTTACCAATAGGGGCGAGGGTTTTTGTCTTTTAAATGACATCGCTATCAGTGCCAATTATTTGTTGGACAATAAACTTTCAAGCAAAATTTTGGTGGTGGATCTGGATGTACATCAGGGAAATGGGACAGCGGAGATCTTTAAGAACAATAAAAATGTTTTTACCTTTAGCATGCATGGTGCCTCCAACTACCCCATGCATAAAGAAAAATCTGATTTGGATATAGGACTCCCCGATAAAATCGATGATGCAGCCTACCTTAAATTATTAAAGGAAAATCTCCATTTCATTGTTGAAATCTTTCATCCGGATTTTATGATTTTCCAAAGTGGTGTGGATGTTTTGGAATCAGACAAATTGGGACGATTAGGATTAAGTATTGACGGTTGCAAAAAAAGAGATAAAATTGTAATGGAATTGGCCAAGACAAATGATATTCCCATAATGTGCTGTATGGGCGGTGGCTACTCTGAAAGGCTTACCCACATTATTGAAGCACATGCCAATACTTTCAGGATTGCACAGGATCTTTATTTCTAA